The Xanthomonas fragariae genome has a segment encoding these proteins:
- a CDS encoding DUF4189 domain-containing protein → MGKFPLFIMLIGVSWCFNIQAQTACPVGVAPGSPQCGPDSGTSRGDAAPPRPIGKWIKTWGALAANSAGDIGLASGKISKQDAAAESVLRCEEYDAGKCVAKHFFYNQCISVARASSGNSATVTGPKENAPVLAVRECEEASGSSCSVLFTECSNPIFENF, encoded by the coding sequence ATGGGGAAATTCCCTTTATTTATAATGCTTATTGGAGTCTCGTGGTGTTTTAATATTCAGGCGCAAACCGCTTGTCCTGTAGGGGTGGCTCCTGGCAGCCCTCAATGTGGACCAGATTCTGGCACTTCCAGGGGCGATGCGGCTCCCCCGCGACCTATAGGTAAGTGGATCAAGACATGGGGTGCGCTCGCAGCAAATAGCGCGGGAGATATAGGGCTTGCGTCCGGTAAAATATCCAAGCAAGACGCTGCCGCTGAGTCGGTTTTAAGGTGCGAAGAGTATGATGCTGGGAAATGTGTGGCAAAACATTTTTTTTACAATCAATGCATTTCTGTTGCTAGAGCAAGTTCAGGTAATTCCGCGACTGTGACTGGTCCCAAAGAAAATGCACCAGTTCTCGCTGTTAGAGAATGTGAGGAGGCTTCTGGTTCTAGCTGTAGTGTCTTATTTACCGAATGCTCAAATCCAATATTCGAGAATTTTTGA
- a CDS encoding peptidoglycan-binding domain-containing protein, producing MAEVTGWCIGMTSSRYESSGRGAGTISTGKNDHGGVSYGTYQLSTSQGTLQEYLDQSRYGPQFFGLVPKTEAFDEKWKSLAHNDPAFAQDQHEFIRETHYEKQVTRLAAVGMDLSDRGPAVQDALWSTSVQFRNLTPGIFQKGLLEKFGENYRLSDLSDKQIVEAVQDYKYSHTEALFKKSPGSWQHLRDRALNEKHDLMELAEGRLPIQSAASRHRSSLSSHDHKLDHSERSQSIKQLQSQLAQLGATGRDGRPLQADGDFGANTKHAVEQFQREHGLHVDGVVGRQTQAALGQALSQHTAKHVEQTAAPTVPAPAGMLLLSDPRHPDTAMYNDAVSKLEALGERCGFSNRQELQQTAGQLVCEAKVVGLERIDHVVLGKNGDRFFAVQGEMTDLMMRRVFVDRDQAQTQSLEHSSRQVVEENQRQGQQAQTQPQTPDPGTRGRTL from the coding sequence ATGGCAGAGGTGACAGGTTGGTGTATTGGAATGACTTCATCTCGCTACGAAAGCAGTGGTCGAGGTGCCGGTACTATCTCAACGGGAAAAAATGACCATGGAGGTGTTTCCTATGGGACCTATCAATTGTCCACTTCGCAGGGAACATTGCAGGAATATTTGGATCAGTCTCGCTATGGACCTCAGTTTTTTGGCTTAGTCCCCAAGACTGAAGCATTTGATGAAAAGTGGAAGTCGCTTGCCCATAACGATCCCGCATTCGCGCAAGATCAGCATGAATTTATCCGCGAGACTCATTACGAAAAGCAGGTCACACGTCTTGCTGCAGTTGGGATGGATTTGAGTGATCGAGGGCCTGCGGTACAGGACGCGCTTTGGAGTACTTCTGTCCAGTTTCGGAATTTGACACCAGGGATATTTCAAAAAGGATTGTTGGAAAAATTTGGTGAAAATTACCGGCTGTCTGATCTGTCTGACAAGCAGATAGTCGAGGCTGTTCAAGATTACAAGTATTCGCACACAGAGGCGCTTTTTAAGAAGTCTCCTGGCTCATGGCAGCATCTACGTGATCGTGCTCTAAATGAAAAGCATGACCTGATGGAGCTTGCTGAGGGGCGACTGCCGATTCAGTCCGCAGCATCTCGACACCGGTCCAGTCTCTCGTCGCACGACCACAAGCTGGACCACAGCGAGCGCAGCCAGTCAATCAAGCAACTGCAAAGCCAGCTAGCCCAACTCGGTGCCACAGGCCGCGACGGTAGGCCGTTGCAAGCCGATGGCGACTTCGGTGCCAACACCAAGCACGCCGTGGAGCAATTCCAGCGCGAGCACGGTCTGCATGTGGATGGTGTAGTGGGACGACAGACGCAGGCTGCTTTAGGCCAAGCGCTGTCGCAGCACACGGCCAAACACGTCGAGCAGACCGCCGCTCCAACTGTGCCTGCACCGGCCGGCATGCTTTTGCTGTCCGATCCGCGTCATCCAGACACTGCGATGTACAACGACGCGGTCAGCAAGTTGGAAGCACTGGGCGAACGTTGCGGTTTCTCCAACCGGCAAGAGCTCCAGCAAACGGCTGGACAGCTGGTGTGTGAAGCCAAGGTGGTTGGTCTAGAGCGCATCGACCACGTGGTGCTCGGCAAGAACGGCGATAGGTTTTTTGCAGTGCAGGGCGAAATGACCGACCTGATGATGCGCCGTGTGTTCGTAGATCGCGATCAAGCGCAGACTCAGTCGTTAGAGCACAGCAGCCGACAAGTGGTCGAGGAAAATCAGCGGCAGGGGCAGCAAGCGCAGACACAGCCGCAGACGCCAGACCCCGGTACGCGCGGCCGAACGTTGTAG
- a CDS encoding lysozyme inhibitor LprI family protein, translated as MAILGNVGCQAEVQSPPNVSVEKGSYFSSLPKSALQSSKNVKESLESADSVEDSRKKQLAQQYDNELNRALNGPDDSERADFGSPTKLRESYGSCIKRSGGATPNILDCNEEEYEYQDTRLNHVYRVLLTRLSAQEKEDLRKKERDWIKKRTTFCNLNGELGGGQAEDIEESSCKLNATARRADELERQSDF; from the coding sequence ATGGCTATTCTTGGAAATGTTGGTTGCCAAGCAGAGGTACAGTCGCCGCCGAACGTATCTGTTGAAAAAGGTAGTTATTTTAGTTCTTTGCCAAAATCAGCTTTACAGTCGTCTAAGAACGTCAAAGAGTCACTAGAAAGTGCGGATTCTGTAGAAGATTCTAGAAAAAAGCAGCTTGCGCAGCAATACGACAATGAATTGAATCGTGCTTTAAATGGCCCTGATGATTCTGAGCGAGCAGATTTCGGTAGCCCTACCAAGTTGCGTGAATCTTATGGGTCGTGCATAAAGCGATCTGGGGGCGCTACGCCAAATATCCTTGACTGTAATGAGGAAGAATATGAGTATCAGGATACTCGTTTAAATCACGTGTATCGTGTTCTTTTAACACGTCTTAGTGCTCAAGAAAAAGAAGATCTGCGGAAAAAAGAGCGTGATTGGATTAAGAAACGAACTACTTTTTGTAATTTGAACGGTGAGCTTGGTGGCGGGCAAGCCGAGGACATCGAAGAAAGTAGTTGCAAGCTTAATGCCACAGCCAGACGCGCCGATGAGTTGGAGCGCCAGTCAGATTTCTAA
- a CDS encoding peptidoglycan-binding protein: protein MDRESSVRLIVKTALENGVSDPAKISYILATAQHETRDFQAPEEDFGRSQARKLKYRGGEEFYGRGYVHLTHDDNYEQFDRLLGLNGEMVRNPNLAKDPEIAAKVLVVGMRDGLFTGKPLDRYIDSDSHDVYNARRVVNGVTPSSPWSIKAAKQCQELAETWERRVPDLIESVKRDGVNLKASVAPSSTSHQAAKSHDHKLDHGESGQSIKQLQSQLAQLCAAGRDGRPLQADGDFGANTKHAVEQFQREHGLHVDGVVGRQTHAALGQALWQHTAKHVEQTAAPTVPAPAGIPLLSDPRHPDTAMYNDAVSKLEALGERCGFSNRQELQQTAGQLVCEAKVVGLERIDHVVLGKNGDRFFAVQGEMTDLMMRRVFVDRDQAQTQSLEHSSRQVAEENQRQGQQAQTQPQTPDPGTRGRTL, encoded by the coding sequence ATGGACCGTGAGTCTTCCGTCAGATTGATCGTCAAGACCGCTCTTGAGAACGGTGTTTCGGACCCAGCGAAAATATCATACATACTGGCAACTGCTCAGCATGAGACACGTGACTTTCAGGCGCCCGAAGAGGATTTTGGACGTAGCCAGGCGCGCAAGCTAAAATATCGCGGCGGCGAAGAGTTTTATGGTCGTGGCTATGTGCATCTCACGCACGATGACAATTACGAGCAGTTTGATCGCTTGTTAGGCCTCAACGGTGAGATGGTACGCAATCCAAACTTGGCAAAAGACCCGGAAATCGCCGCCAAGGTTTTAGTTGTTGGTATGCGCGACGGCTTGTTTACTGGCAAGCCTCTTGACCGCTACATCGATAGCGATAGCCACGACGTCTATAACGCTCGACGTGTGGTGAACGGTGTCACGCCTAGCAGTCCTTGGAGCATCAAGGCGGCCAAACAGTGCCAAGAGCTTGCAGAAACTTGGGAGCGTCGCGTTCCTGATTTGATCGAGAGCGTCAAACGGGATGGTGTTAATCTCAAGGCCAGTGTGGCACCCAGCTCGACCTCCCATCAAGCTGCGAAATCGCACGACCACAAGCTGGACCACGGCGAGAGTGGCCAGTCAATCAAGCAACTGCAAAGCCAGCTGGCCCAACTCTGCGCCGCAGGCCGCGACGGTAGGCCGTTGCAAGCCGATGGCGACTTCGGTGCCAACACCAAGCACGCCGTGGAGCAATTCCAGCGCGAGCACGGGCTGCATGTGGATGGTGTGGTGGGACGACAGACGCATGCTGCTTTAGGCCAAGCGCTGTGGCAGCACACGGCCAAACACGTCGAGCAGACCGCCGCTCCAACTGTGCCTGCACCGGCCGGTATCCCTCTGCTATCCGATCCGCGTCATCCAGACACTGCGATGTACAACGACGCGGTCAGCAAGTTGGAAGCACTGGGCGAACGTTGCGGTTTCTCCAACCGGCAAGAGCTCCAGCAAACGGCTGGACAGCTGGTGTGTGAAGCCAAGGTGGTTGGTCTAGAGCGCATCGACCACGTGGTGCTCGGCAAGAACGGCGATAGGTTTTTTGCAGTGCAGGGCGAAATGACCGACCTGATGATGCGCCGTGTGTTCGTAGATCGCGATCAAGCGCAGACTCAGTCGTTAGAGCACAGCAGCCGACAAGTGGCCGAGGAAAATCAGCGGCAGGGGCAGCAAGCGCAGACACAGCCGCAGACGCCAGACCCCGGTACGCGCGGCCGAACGTTGTAG
- a CDS encoding type IV secretion system protein, giving the protein MNLSDFLTNIGNYQFFRLINDYLRDEIAIFQWELLQRTTAWVGVMALTLLTLWILIQGYRIVTGQSREAAMGLVVTALRASLIIGLSTSMAQGSPQLYWTLTDGISEAITQTVTGDSDSPYEAIDKNLMLMQVAMSGLDQIKTGGDAESDSAKERARWFTGIGMAGPGVVAGSMLLLNKIAMALVVGFGPLFILCLLFQATRSLFSKWLLYGIGTMFSLSVLTFTVGLATKVVGAVGAAFVAKWALNGFTGEGISSMALQQGGLGLVLTTLIITAPPMAASFFQGTLGQFTAYSALGQLDRASQDGSGGRSQAVPVPAQNAETKSVEKNNNLTGRFNSGAQDSAESSGRMGKASV; this is encoded by the coding sequence ATGAATCTCAGTGATTTCCTGACGAATATCGGCAATTACCAGTTTTTCCGCCTGATCAACGATTACCTGCGCGACGAGATCGCGATTTTCCAGTGGGAATTGTTGCAGCGCACGACCGCATGGGTGGGGGTGATGGCGCTGACGCTGCTGACGCTGTGGATTCTGATCCAGGGGTATCGGATCGTGACGGGCCAGTCGCGCGAAGCGGCGATGGGGCTGGTGGTGACGGCGCTGCGGGCGTCGCTGATCATTGGTTTGTCGACCAGCATGGCCCAGGGTTCACCGCAGCTGTACTGGACCCTGACCGATGGCATCAGCGAGGCGATCACCCAGACGGTGACCGGCGACTCCGACAGCCCGTACGAGGCGATCGACAAGAACCTGATGCTGATGCAGGTGGCGATGTCGGGTCTTGACCAGATCAAGACCGGCGGCGATGCCGAAAGCGATAGCGCCAAGGAGCGTGCGCGCTGGTTTACCGGCATCGGCATGGCGGGGCCTGGCGTGGTGGCGGGCTCGATGCTGCTGCTGAACAAGATAGCGATGGCGCTGGTGGTGGGGTTTGGGCCATTATTCATCCTGTGTCTGCTATTCCAGGCCACGCGGTCGCTGTTCAGCAAGTGGTTGTTGTATGGAATCGGCACGATGTTCTCGTTGTCGGTGCTGACCTTCACGGTGGGCCTGGCGACGAAGGTGGTCGGTGCGGTGGGGGCGGCGTTCGTAGCGAAGTGGGCACTGAATGGTTTTACCGGCGAAGGCATCAGCAGCATGGCGCTGCAACAAGGAGGATTAGGCTTGGTACTGACGACGTTGATCATCACCGCACCGCCGATGGCGGCATCTTTCTTCCAGGGCACGCTGGGCCAGTTCACGGCGTACTCGGCACTGGGGCAGTTGGATCGAGCGAGCCAGGATGGTAGTGGTGGGCGGTCGCAGGCGGTGCCGGTGCCGGCTCAGAATGCGGAAACAAAATCAGTGGAAAAAAATAATAATTTGACCGGACGTTTTAATAGCGGCGCACAAGATTCTGCTGAGAGCTCGGGGCGCATGGGGAAGGCAAGTGTTTAA
- a CDS encoding DUF4189 domain-containing protein — protein sequence MSVYKYFIFLLFFFGQANAQTACPVGVAPGSPQCGPDSGTSRGDLHSSPPRPTGEWLKTWGAIVSADDTAQAWASTRMMSKKAAEEDALDKCVTAGFKGCEVTFTYRNQCAAVATSKSGPVKSGISSGPDLSFTEKDAVQLCSERGGVGCHVIYTDCTEPVFNKF from the coding sequence ATGAGCGTATATAAATATTTTATTTTTTTGCTATTTTTTTTCGGGCAAGCAAATGCACAGACAGCTTGTCCGGTAGGCGTGGCTCCAGGTAGCCCTCAGTGTGGACCTGATTCCGGTACTTCAAGAGGTGATCTTCATTCTTCGCCACCCAGACCTACCGGCGAATGGCTAAAAACTTGGGGGGCAATTGTGAGCGCTGACGACACAGCTCAAGCATGGGCATCTACGAGGATGATGTCCAAAAAAGCTGCTGAGGAAGATGCACTTGATAAGTGTGTAACGGCGGGTTTTAAAGGTTGTGAGGTGACATTTACATATCGAAACCAATGTGCAGCTGTAGCCACTTCAAAATCAGGTCCTGTTAAAAGTGGAATATCTTCTGGGCCGGATCTGTCTTTTACAGAAAAAGACGCAGTGCAATTATGTTCAGAAAGGGGAGGGGTTGGTTGTCATGTAATTTATACGGACTGTACTGAGCCGGTATTCAATAAATTTTGA
- a CDS encoding type IV secretion system protein, translating into MNLSDFLTNIGNYQFFRLINDYLRDEIAIFQWELLQRTTAWVGVMALTLLTLWILIQGYRIVTGQSREAAMGLVVTALRASLIIGLSTSMAQGSPQLYWTLTDGISEAITKTVTGDSASPYEAIDKNLMLMQVAMTGLDQIQTAGDKNGEDQKTRARWFTGIGMAGPGVVAGSMLLLNKIAMALVVGFGPLFILCLLFQATRSLFSKWLLYGIGTMFSLSVLTFTVGLATKVVGAVGAAFVAKWALNGFTGEGISSMALQQGGLGLVLTTLIITAPPMAASFFQGTLGQFTAYSALGQLDRASQDGSGGRSQMVAEPARDNHQVRDNSATGAHSINAINASTESNNSSVISTGARGLAQNKDS; encoded by the coding sequence ATGAATCTCAGTGATTTCCTGACGAATATCGGCAATTACCAGTTTTTCCGCCTGATCAACGATTACCTGCGCGACGAGATCGCGATTTTCCAGTGGGAATTGTTGCAGCGCACGACCGCATGGGTGGGGGTGATGGCGCTGACGCTGCTGACGCTGTGGATTCTGATCCAGGGGTATCGGATCGTGACGGGCCAGTCGCGCGAAGCGGCGATGGGGCTGGTGGTGACGGCGCTGCGGGCGTCGCTGATCATTGGTTTGTCGACCAGCATGGCCCAGGGTTCACCGCAGCTGTACTGGACCCTGACCGATGGCATCAGCGAGGCGATCACCAAGACAGTGACCGGCGACTCCGCCAGCCCGTACGAGGCGATCGACAAGAACCTGATGCTGATGCAGGTGGCGATGACCGGCCTGGACCAGATTCAGACGGCAGGCGATAAGAACGGTGAAGACCAAAAGACCCGTGCCCGTTGGTTTACCGGCATCGGCATGGCGGGGCCTGGCGTGGTGGCGGGCTCGATGCTGCTGCTGAACAAGATAGCGATGGCGCTGGTGGTGGGGTTTGGTCCATTATTCATCCTGTGCCTGCTATTCCAGGCCACGCGGTCGCTGTTCAGCAAGTGGTTGTTGTATGGAATCGGCACGATGTTCTCGTTGTCGGTGTTGACCTTCACGGTGGGCCTGGCGACGAAGGTGGTCGGTGCGGTGGGGGCGGCGTTCGTAGCGAAGTGGGCACTGAATGGTTTTACCGGCGAAGGCATCAGCAGCATGGCGCTGCAACAAGGAGGATTAGGCTTGGTACTGACGACGTTGATCATCACCGCACCGCCGATGGCGGCATCTTTCTTCCAGGGCACGCTGGGCCAGTTCACGGCGTACTCGGCACTGGGGCAGTTGGATCGGGCGAGTCAGGATGGTAGTGGTGGTAGGTCGCAGATGGTGGCAGAGCCGGCTAGAGATAACCATCAAGTTAGAGATAATTCGGCGACCGGGGCGCATAGTATTAACGCGATAAATGCTAGCACAGAAAGCAATAATTCATCTGTAATTAGTACTGGTGCTCGCGGACTAGCACAAAATAAAGATAGTTGA
- a CDS encoding IS3 family transposase (programmed frameshift) has product MSKTKYSPEVRERAVRLVREHQGEYGSQWAAIESIAGKIGCSSQTLCNWVRQAERDAGKRQGLTTDERTRMKALEREVRELRQANEILRKASAYFCPGGARPPLQALTTFVTEHCDVHGVEPICKVLQVAPSTYYRHAQREADANLRPNRWWKDQALRPQIRRVWEQNRQVYGVRKVWRQLKREGYAVARCTVERLMGALGLRGVVRGKVVKTTISDKRPCPLDKVNRQFHAPSPNRLWVSDFTYVSTWAGFVYVAFVIDVYARRIVGWKVSQTAHTDFVLDALEQALHARRPTEGGLIHHSDRGVQYVSIRYTERLADAGIEPSVGSVGDSYDNALAETINGLYKAEVIHRRAWRNRQDVELATLDWVDWYNHKRLLGSIGNIPPAEAEEAYYRQQAGYAKAA; this is encoded by the exons ATGAGCAAGACGAAATATTCACCGGAAGTGCGAGAGCGCGCGGTTCGGCTGGTGCGGGAGCATCAGGGCGAGTACGGCTCGCAGTGGGCGGCGATCGAATCGATTGCCGGGAAGATTGGCTGTTCGTCGCAGACGCTGTGCAACTGGGTGCGTCAGGCCGAGCGTGATGCCGGCAAGCGTCAGGGGCTGACGACGGACGAGCGGACGCGGATGAAAGCGCTGGAACGCGAAGTGCGCGAGCTGAGGCAAGCCAACGAGATCCTGCGCAAGGCCAGCGCGTATT TTTGCCCAGGCGGAGCTCGACCGCCGCTTCAAGCCCTGACCACGTTCGTGACCGAACATTGCGATGTTCACGGGGTCGAGCCAATCTGCAAGGTGCTGCAGGTTGCCCCGTCGACGTATTACCGCCACGCGCAGCGGGAAGCGGACGCGAACTTGCGCCCGAACCGCTGGTGGAAGGACCAGGCGCTGCGCCCGCAGATCCGGCGGGTATGGGAGCAGAACCGACAGGTGTACGGCGTGCGCAAGGTCTGGCGGCAGCTCAAGCGCGAGGGCTATGCGGTGGCCCGCTGCACGGTGGAGCGACTGATGGGCGCACTTGGCCTGCGCGGCGTGGTACGCGGGAAGGTGGTCAAGACCACGATCAGCGACAAGCGGCCGTGCCCGCTGGACAAGGTGAACCGACAGTTCCATGCGCCGTCGCCGAACCGACTGTGGGTCAGCGACTTCACGTATGTCTCGACCTGGGCCGGGTTCGTGTACGTGGCCTTCGTGATCGACGTGTACGCACGGCGGATCGTGGGCTGGAAGGTGTCGCAGACGGCGCACACGGACTTCGTGCTGGACGCGCTGGAGCAGGCGCTGCATGCGCGTCGTCCAACCGAAGGCGGCCTGATCCACCACTCCGACCGCGGCGTGCAGTATGTGTCGATCCGCTACACCGAGCGGCTGGCCGACGCCGGGATCGAGCCGTCGGTGGGCAGCGTGGGCGATAGCTATGACAACGCGTTGGCCGAGACGATCAACGGGTTGTACAAGGCCGAGGTGATCCACCGGCGCGCGTGGCGCAACCGCCAGGATGTGGAACTGGCCACGCTGGATTGGGTGGACTGGTACAACCACAAACGCTTGCTGGGGTCGATCGGGAACATTCCGCCAGCGGAAGCCGAAGAGGCTTACTATCGACAACAGGCCGGTTACGCCAAAGCGGCGTGA
- a CDS encoding XVIPCD domain-containing protein: protein MNSVFSTSQEVRDMSSPLADLIQRGESGRSNYNAYNRGTYVGADGREHISERTGPLDFSSMTVGDVMDSQALPRGDQERLFAVGRYQVIPSTMSAAVDKLGLDRSHAFTPEVQDQIFSDYLITYKKSDVRKYITGEPGSSLHDAQNALAQEWASIADPDTGKSYYDKPGGSNHASITSAETAQALNTMRQSYREAIESGASPEQAWKLINSQPSQQLAGPQQPRRDASHSGQLDHSERSQSIKQLQSQLAQLGAAGRDGRPLQADGDFGANTKHAVEQFQREHGLHVDGVVGRQTHAALGQALWQHTAKHVEQTAAPTVPAPAGIPLLSDPRHPDTAMYNDAVSKLEALGERCGFSNRQELQQTAGQLVCEAKVVGLERIDHVVLGKNGDRFFAVQGEMTDLMMRRVFVDRDQAQTQSLEHSSRQVAEENQRQGQQAQTQPQTPDPGTRGRTL, encoded by the coding sequence TTGAATTCAGTTTTTTCAACTTCGCAGGAGGTGCGAGATATGAGCAGTCCCTTAGCAGATTTGATTCAGCGCGGTGAATCTGGGCGTAGCAACTACAATGCTTATAACCGGGGCACTTATGTTGGAGCTGATGGGCGGGAGCATATCAGCGAAAGAACAGGCCCCTTGGATTTTTCATCGATGACCGTTGGCGATGTCATGGATAGTCAGGCTTTACCTAGAGGTGATCAAGAGCGGCTTTTTGCGGTAGGGCGCTATCAGGTCATACCTTCTACCATGAGCGCTGCTGTAGATAAACTGGGTCTTGATCGGTCTCATGCTTTTACGCCAGAGGTGCAAGATCAGATATTTTCTGACTACCTGATAACGTATAAGAAGTCTGACGTTCGCAAGTACATTACCGGTGAGCCGGGTTCATCGCTGCATGATGCACAAAATGCTCTTGCGCAAGAGTGGGCGAGTATTGCCGATCCAGATACTGGAAAAAGCTACTACGACAAGCCCGGTGGCTCGAATCATGCATCGATCACCAGCGCAGAGACAGCGCAAGCTTTGAACACTATGCGCCAGTCATACCGCGAAGCAATTGAAAGCGGTGCGTCACCTGAGCAGGCTTGGAAGCTAATCAATTCCCAGCCTTCCCAGCAGCTTGCTGGACCTCAGCAGCCAAGACGCGATGCGTCGCACTCTGGACAGCTGGACCACAGCGAGCGCAGCCAGTCAATCAAGCAACTGCAAAGCCAGCTAGCCCAACTCGGCGCCGCAGGCCGCGACGGTAGGCCGTTGCAAGCCGATGGCGACTTCGGTGCCAACACCAAGCACGCCGTGGAGCAATTCCAGCGCGAGCACGGGCTGCATGTGGATGGTGTGGTGGGACGACAGACGCATGCTGCTTTAGGCCAAGCGCTGTGGCAGCACACGGCCAAACACGTCGAGCAGACCGCCGCTCCAACTGTGCCTGCACCGGCCGGTATCCCTCTGCTATCCGATCCGCGTCATCCAGACACTGCGATGTACAACGACGCGGTCAGCAAGTTGGAAGCACTGGGCGAACGTTGCGGTTTCTCCAACCGGCAAGAACTCCAGCAAACGGCTGGACAGCTGGTGTGTGAAGCCAAGGTGGTTGGTCTAGAGCGCATCGACCACGTGGTGCTCGGCAAGAACGGCGATAGGTTTTTTGCAGTGCAGGGCGAAATGACCGACCTGATGATGCGCCGTGTGTTCGTAGATCGCGATCAAGCGCAGACTCAGTCGTTAGAGCACAGCAGCCGACAAGTGGCCGAGGAAAATCAGCGGCAGGGGCAGCAAGCGCAGACACAGCCGCAGACGCCAGACCCCGGTACGCGCGGCCGAACGTTGTAG
- a CDS encoding DUF4189 domain-containing protein, producing MASVRSIIFLSFVFIDISIAQTACPNGVAPGSPQCGPDSGTSRGDIPAPPPRPTGEWIKTWGAIAHSSLTGEAGSAVGKLSESDAKDKATRQCAMGGASDCQVKLVYRNQCAALVSSRTQSFFQASASKENSIEIATRVCEKSDTGVCKTVYSECSEPIFRNY from the coding sequence ATGGCTAGTGTGCGATCAATTATTTTTTTGAGCTTTGTTTTTATTGATATTTCAATTGCACAAACAGCTTGTCCAAATGGTGTGGCGCCTGGAAGCCCACAATGTGGACCTGATTCCGGTACTTCTCGGGGCGATATTCCAGCCCCTCCTCCTAGACCTACGGGTGAATGGATTAAAACCTGGGGGGCAATTGCTCATTCTAGCTTGACCGGTGAGGCTGGAAGTGCTGTAGGTAAGTTGTCTGAAAGTGATGCAAAAGATAAAGCCACTCGCCAATGTGCTATGGGTGGTGCTAGTGACTGTCAGGTAAAGTTAGTGTATAGAAATCAATGCGCTGCATTGGTTTCTTCACGCACTCAAAGCTTTTTCCAAGCATCGGCCAGCAAAGAAAATTCCATTGAAATAGCGACTAGAGTTTGCGAAAAAAGTGATACGGGCGTGTGTAAAACCGTCTATTCCGAATGTTCGGAGCCGATTTTTAGAAATTATTAG
- a CDS encoding FG-GAP repeat protein, with protein sequence MSNLSVSVRIRLIYLYILCVISLAACTPASAPPTKAESLRAAAKTESSPKRDFKISSTVNANLNGQGEVSANISGIAVLIKAAGCTERSPGIALCNRSVIVEVTFPGGNPIKVEPEAIYLDSNATLYHGPLDNSYKKNGHSIILTDINGDGHEDLVVWSGKEGNYGGSSYSVYLFDAAQQRLVFNQSLSDITVMANGLFSVKGKILKSTSGDGCCFHVFDTYELNKDEAVLVERVTEDANNPADTKKKTERLQNGEMKEVVN encoded by the coding sequence ATGAGTAACTTGAGTGTTTCAGTAAGAATTAGGTTGATTTATCTCTATATTTTATGCGTCATTTCACTTGCAGCATGTACTCCTGCAAGTGCGCCTCCTACAAAAGCTGAATCATTACGAGCAGCTGCCAAGACTGAGTCTTCTCCTAAAAGAGATTTTAAGATTTCATCCACTGTTAACGCTAATTTGAATGGCCAAGGTGAAGTGAGTGCCAACATCAGCGGCATTGCTGTTTTAATCAAGGCGGCTGGTTGCACCGAAAGAAGTCCTGGTATTGCTCTTTGTAATCGGTCTGTAATTGTCGAAGTCACATTTCCAGGTGGTAATCCGATCAAGGTGGAGCCTGAGGCAATATATCTAGACAGCAATGCAACGCTCTATCACGGTCCTTTGGACAATAGCTACAAGAAGAATGGTCACTCAATCATTTTGACTGATATCAATGGCGATGGGCACGAAGATCTCGTGGTGTGGTCTGGTAAGGAAGGCAACTATGGCGGATCTTCTTACAGTGTCTATCTATTTGATGCTGCCCAGCAGCGTCTGGTTTTCAACCAGTCGCTATCCGATATTACGGTGATGGCAAACGGCCTGTTCTCCGTGAAAGGAAAAATTCTGAAGTCCACTTCTGGCGATGGGTGCTGCTTTCATGTGTTTGATACTTACGAGCTCAATAAGGACGAGGCAGTGCTGGTTGAGCGTGTAACCGAGGATGCCAACAATCCAGCTGACACAAAGAAGAAGACCGAGCGGCTTCAAAACGGTGAGATGAAGGAAGTAGTCAATTGA